AGAACGGCCAGCCGCTCACCTACTATGCTTTACGCCACCGCTTCGATAAAGCGCGCGAGAAAGCGGGGGTCAAGTTCCAGTTTCGCGACCTACGCGCTAAAGCCGGCACTGACAAGGCAGAGTCTCAAGACATCCACGCGGCCCAGAAACAACTCGGTCACAAGACCATTGTTATGACGGAGCATTACGTTCGCGAGCGGTTGGGGGACAAGGTAGACCCCACCAAGTAATAGTATTTAAGGCAGTTCGTTTAGAAAATTGCGGACCACGGCGAAAATTGCGGACCACGTGTAAGTGAATAATGGCACACATGCTATTGTTTTTATTGGTGGCCAGGGACGGAATTGAACCGCCGACACAGGGATTTTCAGTCCCCTGCTCTACCGACTGAGCTACCTGGCCCGGGTGTTTTTGGACGCGCTATTAGAACGGGCGGGATGGCGCGCGTCAAGGGACGGCCGGTGAGGAGATGATCCCTCTGCTCTTAGGCAGGCGGCACGTAGCCTTCCGGTTTTGCGGAGCCTTGACCGAAAAAAAATCTTTCCATTTCTTGTTCCAGAAACGAGCGCGCCTTGGGGTCGAGCGGGGTCAAGCGGTATTCGTTGATGAGCATGGTTTGGTGCTTAAGCCACATCTGCCAGGCCTCCTTGGAGACGTTCTCATAGATGCGCCGGCCGAGCTCTCCCGGATACGGTGCGGCGGTCAACCCCTCGGCTTCCTTCCCGAGCTTAACGCAAGTTACGATGCGTGTCATAGGTACACCTGATCATTGATTGAGTGATTTCAGAAGTCTCATGGCAGGGGCCGCCAAGCCGAGGGGCCGCGAGGACGTCGTGCTGTACCAGAGCGTCGCGCCGCGATCGTTAATCCCTGGCCGGAGATCCCCTACCCGCAGATACACTGGACGAATCTCGAGATCGAAATGGCTGAAAATGTGCCGGAACGGTCGCCCGCTTTGGAGCTGTGTTGGCTCGACACCGAGGTGGCGCCAACACCAGTCGATTGGGTCGGTGCTCGGCGGGCATTCGGGGAAGCTCCATAGGCCGCCCCAGATCCCGGCCGGCGGCCGTTGTTCCAGCAAGATTTCCGCCTTGGCATTTTGCACGATCACGAAGCAAGTCGTGCGTTTCGGCAACAGCCTTCGGGGCTTCGTTTCGGGATAATCTGAAGTGCGTCCGAGCCGGTATGCTTGACACCCCGCGCGCACGGGACACGCGCCGCAGCGCGGAACGCTCCGCGTGCAAAGGGTCGCACCGAGGTCCATGATCGCCTGCGTATATTCCGACACTTGCGCCGCCGGCGTATGCTGTTCCGAGCGGGACCATAGTTCCCGTTCGACGGAAGGCGAACCCGGCCATCCGCCGATGGCGTGATAACGCGCGAGGACGCGTTTGACGTTGCCGTCGAGTATCGGCTGTCGTTCGCCGAACGCCAGCGACAGTATGGCGCCCGCCGTCGAGCGGCCGACACCGGGTAAATGCATGAGATCTTCGAGACCCCGTGGAACCTCGCCTGCATGGCGTTCCAATACGATACCCGCGGCCTGATGGAGGTTCCGCGCCCGCGCGTAGTAGCCGAGCCCCGACCAGTAATGCAGGACCTCATCGATCGGCGCCTCGGCAAGCTCCTTCACGTTAGGAAAGCGCATGATAAAGCGCTCGAAAAAAGCGATGACGGTAGGGACTTGAGTCTGCTGCAGCATGACTTCGGAAACCCATGCGCGATAAGGTGATGTCGGGCGCTGCCACGGGAGATCCTTCCGTCCGTGCAGGCGATACCAACGCAATAACAGCAGGCTAAAATTATCCACAGCTAGTCGACGTTCGCCGCAGGCCGTACGGGGTATCGCCGCTTTTTTAGAATCGGAGCAGATCCTTGAGCTTTTCTTGTACGTCCTTGCCGCCCGGACCCTGCGCGGGGGCTGCCTCGGCGGGCGCCGGCGCGGTCTCGCCGCTCTGACCGGCCCCATCGCCAGCCCGCGGCTTCTTGCCCCCGAGCAGACCGCCCAAGGTCCCATCCAGCACGCCACCCGCATCCTCGCCCAACTTCTCCTTGAGCTTTTCGGTGATCTTTTCCTTGTTTTTCTCCAACGCCTTTTCCGCTTTGGCCTTGGCGAGACCGGCTATGTCCGGGGCATAGCTGGGATCGTCGAAAGTGCCGCTTACCTTGATCGGGATCGTGACACCCTTGATATCGGTGAGGTCCTTGCCGCCTTGCCCCTCAGCGGTCGCGGTTAGGGTCGTGTTCAGCGTATAGTCGATGCGCTCGCTCACGAGGTTTGCTTGACCTTTGCCGGCGACCCGTAGCAGCGGCGACTTCAATACCAGATCCTGATTGCGGACGACACCCTGGTCAAAAATCAACGTGCCCGCCATCTCGCTAAAATCCGTTTTGGCGTTTTCATCGACTTTACCGACAAAGCCCGCTTGGGCCTTACGCATCAATTGGCCAAGATTGACGCCGATGAAGGCGCCGTCCAGAAACTGGAACGCCGCCTTGCCCGAGAGTGTGCGCTTGATCGCATCGGCACTCGCCCCTCCCGCATTGAGTCGCGCCTTGAGATTCGCCGTCCCGGCGATCTTGGCCTCACCCGAGAGGTCCTTGAGCAGCGGCTCGATCTGCACGCCGGTCAGAGACTCATTCACGCTCAACTTCGGTTTCGCCGCCCGGGTATCGAGGCCGACACGCCCCGCGATTTTGCCTTGGTAGAGGTCGGCCGCGATCGGGTTCAGGTTGATGTCGCCATCCTTCGCCTTAACGGCCACGCTAAGCTTGGTCAGCGTGGCGTTTGCGATCTTGAGCTTACCCACGGTGAGCACGCCCTTGAGGTTTAACGCGCCCGCGGTGCTGCCGACGGGGACTCCGTCATCCGTGCCGCTCACCGCATCACGAGCGCCGCGGTCTTTCTTAGCGCGGGATTTGTCGCTCTTCCGGGCATCTCCCCCGGCCTTCTCCGCTTTCTCAGGCGGCAAATAACGATCGGCGTCGATCCCGTCCGCGTCGAGCTTGAAGCCGATGGCAGGTTGCGAAAAATCGGCGACGCTTATAGTGCCTTTGATCCGCGTGTCGTCGAGCCGCAGCGCGAGATTGCTCAAGTTAATGCTATTCTTCGATCCCGCGAGCGCGGTCTCGAAGCCGACGTTCGTTAATGCCTTCGGATCGGTGGTCTCGGGCACGGCCTGACCCAATTGTGTGAGCAGCTTGCGCGCATCGAAAGGCTGGAGCTTAAGCGATCCGGCAAACTTCGGATCCTTCTGAATGTTCTCGGCCTGCGCCGCACCCCGGAGATCGAGGCCGAGACCCTGCAGGGCAAGCTCATTGAGCGCCGCGGTCTGCTTGTCGAGATCGATCTCGGCACGCGTCGCGAGGGTCACCTCGGCGGATTTGTTCGGTAGGGTCTCGCCCGCAAGCGCGGCCTTGACATTAAAGGGCGCGAGCGTGAGCTTCGTGCCCGTGCCCGAGAATTCCGTATCCACGTTGAGCCCGATCGCCAAGGTCTCCAAGCCGGGGTTACTCACACCGAACTCCTTTAAGAGCGGAACGACGTCATCGCCGGTGATCTTGAGCGCTCCAGCCTTGACCGCAACCGCTTTTCTGGTGAGATCCAGGTCCACGCGCGCGCTCTGCAAATCGAGGTTCAGCGGCCCCTTCGCGCCGGCCGCTTGCAGGGCGGCTTGGAGCTTGAGTGGCTCGACGGCGACCTTGGCCGCGGTGCCGCTCATCCCCATGTCGATGCTGAGTGCCGTGAGTGACTTGGGGATCCCCGCGATGTTGAAGGCCTCGCCCGCGGCCTTGAGTAATCCCGAAAGCTCTTGGCCCTTGGCGCGCAGCGTGTAGGTGGCGGCCGGTTTGTCTGACGTAAGATTCTGCACCTGGATATCGCCGCTCAGGCTTGCCCCGCCGGCATCGAGCGCGAGGCCGGACACCATGGCCGCATTTTGCTTGAGATCGGCATTGACGTTATCAGCCGTCAACATGAGGTCGAGCGCACCGCCCGGCACCGATTTACCTTTGAACTCGGCCGTGAAATCCAAGGATTTAACCCCGTAACGCCGGCCTTCGAGGTCATAGTCTACCGTACCTTCCAAGGCAAGATTGCCCGTGAGGCCTTGGGGGGGCGCATCGAAAGCCAAGGAAAGATCAAGCGGCACCGGTCCGCCTGGAGTGATCGCTCCGGTTTCGAGGTTCAGATCTTCAATCGCGTAGCGCTCCCCCTGTTGCCGGTCATCCCAGGTAACGCGGCCGTCTTTGAGATCGACACCGCCGAGGGCCAAGGCGGCGAGCGGTTGCGGTCCGGCCTCGGCCGCTGCGTCCGGCTTGCCCGCGGTGGCATCGGCGGGGGGCGTCGCTTGCGACGGGGCGCCCTTCCGCAGCAAATCATCCCAGTTGGACTTTCCCGATTTATCGCGCGCCAGATTCAGCTCCAGACCCTCGAGCGCGACGGTGTCCATCTCGACCTGCTTCTGCAACAACGGCAGCAGCTTGATTCGCACCTGCACGCGCTCGGATCTAAGAAAGGGCTGCGCGCCGAATCCGGGCGCATTGCCGAGCGTGGTCGCGCCCAGTTCCAGGCCCAGCCAAGGGAACACCGTGAGTCCGATGTCACCCGCCAGTTCGAATTTTCTACCCGTCGTTTTCTCTACCTGCCCGATGATTTCGCCCTTGAAGTCGTTGGGGTTTACGAACATGGGGATCATGATCGCGGCCGCGACCAACAAGATAACGACGAACCCGAACACCGCGACGATGATCTTCAGAGGCTTAGTCATACCTTTCCTTCCTTAACCGTTAACCGCCGGCGCGCCCGTTGGACGGCCGCGCGCACCTGTTCGGGCGCCGTGCCGCCGAAATGATTACGCGCGGCCACCGATCCTTCCAAGGTCAATACCGTGAATACATCGTCCTCGACGGCGGGTGAAAATTGCCGCAATTCGGCGAGTGTCAGCTCGGCCAAGTCTTTCCGCTCGGCGATGGCGTAGCGGACGACGTGGCCGACGGCGGCGTGCGCATCGCGGAACGGCACCCCTTTGCGCGCCAGGTAGTCCGCGAGATCGGTGGCCGTGATACACCCGCGGCGCGCGGCTTCGCGCATCCGCTCGCGCTTGATCGCGATGGCCGGCACGAGATCCGTGTAGGCGCGTAGACAGCCCTTGACGGTGTCGATGATATCGAACAATGACTCTTTATCCTCTTGGTTGTCTTTATTGTAGGCCAAGGGCTGCGATTTCATCAGCGTCAGGAGCCCCATCAGGTGACCGTAGACTCGTCCACTCTTCCCGCGCACGAGCTCCGGCACGTCCGGGTTCTTCTTCTGCGGCATGATGGAGGAACCGGTGCAGAAGGCGTCGCCGATCTCGATGAAGTCGAACGCTTGCGAGGACCACAGGACGAGCTCCTCGGAACAGCGGGAGAGGTGCATGAGGATGAGCGCGGCGCAGGCCGCGAACTCGATCGCGAAGTCGCGATCACTCACGGCATCGAGAGAATTCTCGGCGATGCCCTCAAATCCGAGCGCCCGGGCGGTGAATTCGCGGTCGATGGGAAAGCTCGTGCCGGCGAGCGCGGCCGCGCCCAAGGGCAGGACATTGACGCGTCGGCGGCAGTCGCGGAGCCGGTCGCGATCACGGCAAAACATCTCGAACCACGCCAGCATGTGGTGGCCGAAGGTCACGGGTTGCGCCGCTTGCAGGTGCGTGTAGCCCGGCAGGATGGTCGCGGCTTCACGTTCGGCGAGATCGCCGATCGCGGCCATGAGCAGGTGCAACTGGCCGATGATGGCGTCGATCTCGGCGCGCAGATAGAGCCGGGTATCGGTGACCACTTGGTCATTGCGCGAGCGGCCGGTATGGAGTTTTTTTCCCACCTCACCGATGCGTTCCGTGAGCCGCGCCTCGATGTTCATATGCACGTCTTCAAGCGCGATCGACCACTCGATCTCCCCGCGCTCGATGGCGCCGCGGATCGCGTCGAGGGCGGTGACGATGGCGTCACCTTCGGCGGCGCTCAGCACCCCGGTCCTGGCCAGCATGCGGGCATGCGCTTTGGACCCCTCGATATCGTGCCAGTAGAGGCGTTTATCGAAAGGAACGGAGGCCGTGAAGCGTTGCACGAAAGCGTCGGTCGGTTCGGAAAACCGCGAACTCCAGAGGCTGTCTTTGATTGCGTCGGGTTTCACGCGGTGGCTTAGCTGCGCGGGTGTAGCGCAGCAACGTAGCCATTAGTCTACCACACCGGATGGAACAGAGGTTGTGGTTCTAATTAATCAGCGCAGGTCTCCCCACAAGCTATTGAACGCGCTGAGCGCGGCCACCGCAGCCGTCTCCGTGCGCAAGATCCGCGGCCCCAGGCGCAAGCCTAAGAACCCGGCCTGGCGCGCCGCATACACCTCCTCCTCGCTCCATCCCCCTTCGGGTCCGGTCAAGAGCGTGAGCTCTGGTTCGGTCAGGGTAAAATCCGAAAGCGCGGTCTCGCCCGCGGCCGCAAGCAGCACATTGACTCCCATAGAGGCGCGCGCCA
The Pseudomonadota bacterium genome window above contains:
- a CDS encoding oxidative damage protection protein, whose protein sequence is MTRIVTCVKLGKEAEGLTAAPYPGELGRRIYENVSKEAWQMWLKHQTMLINEYRLTPLDPKARSFLEQEMERFFFGQGSAKPEGYVPPA
- the argH gene encoding argininosuccinate lyase, with the protein product MKPDAIKDSLWSSRFSEPTDAFVQRFTASVPFDKRLYWHDIEGSKAHARMLARTGVLSAAEGDAIVTALDAIRGAIERGEIEWSIALEDVHMNIEARLTERIGEVGKKLHTGRSRNDQVVTDTRLYLRAEIDAIIGQLHLLMAAIGDLAEREAATILPGYTHLQAAQPVTFGHHMLAWFEMFCRDRDRLRDCRRRVNVLPLGAAALAGTSFPIDREFTARALGFEGIAENSLDAVSDRDFAIEFAACAALILMHLSRCSEELVLWSSQAFDFIEIGDAFCTGSSIMPQKKNPDVPELVRGKSGRVYGHLMGLLTLMKSQPLAYNKDNQEDKESLFDIIDTVKGCLRAYTDLVPAIAIKRERMREAARRGCITATDLADYLARKGVPFRDAHAAVGHVVRYAIAERKDLAELTLAELRQFSPAVEDDVFTVLTLEGSVAARNHFGGTAPEQVRAAVQRARRRLTVKEGKV
- the mutY gene encoding A/G-specific adenine glycosylase gives rise to the protein MDNFSLLLLRWYRLHGRKDLPWQRPTSPYRAWVSEVMLQQTQVPTVIAFFERFIMRFPNVKELAEAPIDEVLHYWSGLGYYARARNLHQAAGIVLERHAGEVPRGLEDLMHLPGVGRSTAGAILSLAFGERQPILDGNVKRVLARYHAIGGWPGSPSVERELWSRSEQHTPAAQVSEYTQAIMDLGATLCTRSVPRCGACPVRAGCQAYRLGRTSDYPETKPRRLLPKRTTCFVIVQNAKAEILLEQRPPAGIWGGLWSFPECPPSTDPIDWCWRHLGVEPTQLQSGRPFRHIFSHFDLEIRPVYLRVGDLRPGINDRGATLWYSTTSSRPLGLAAPAMRLLKSLNQ
- a CDS encoding AsmA family protein translates to MTKPLKIIVAVFGFVVILLVAAAIMIPMFVNPNDFKGEIIGQVEKTTGRKFELAGDIGLTVFPWLGLELGATTLGNAPGFGAQPFLRSERVQVRIKLLPLLQKQVEMDTVALEGLELNLARDKSGKSNWDDLLRKGAPSQATPPADATAGKPDAAAEAGPQPLAALALGGVDLKDGRVTWDDRQQGERYAIEDLNLETGAITPGGPVPLDLSLAFDAPPQGLTGNLALEGTVDYDLEGRRYGVKSLDFTAEFKGKSVPGGALDLMLTADNVNADLKQNAAMVSGLALDAGGASLSGDIQVQNLTSDKPAATYTLRAKGQELSGLLKAAGEAFNIAGIPKSLTALSIDMGMSGTAAKVAVEPLKLQAALQAAGAKGPLNLDLQSARVDLDLTRKAVAVKAGALKITGDDVVPLLKEFGVSNPGLETLAIGLNVDTEFSGTGTKLTLAPFNVKAALAGETLPNKSAEVTLATRAEIDLDKQTAALNELALQGLGLDLRGAAQAENIQKDPKFAGSLKLQPFDARKLLTQLGQAVPETTDPKALTNVGFETALAGSKNSINLSNLALRLDDTRIKGTISVADFSQPAIGFKLDADGIDADRYLPPEKAEKAGGDARKSDKSRAKKDRGARDAVSGTDDGVPVGSTAGALNLKGVLTVGKLKIANATLTKLSVAVKAKDGDINLNPIAADLYQGKIAGRVGLDTRAAKPKLSVNESLTGVQIEPLLKDLSGEAKIAGTANLKARLNAGGASADAIKRTLSGKAAFQFLDGAFIGVNLGQLMRKAQAGFVGKVDENAKTDFSEMAGTLIFDQGVVRNQDLVLKSPLLRVAGKGQANLVSERIDYTLNTTLTATAEGQGGKDLTDIKGVTIPIKVSGTFDDPSYAPDIAGLAKAKAEKALEKNKEKITEKLKEKLGEDAGGVLDGTLGGLLGGKKPRAGDGAGQSGETAPAPAEAAPAQGPGGKDVQEKLKDLLRF
- a CDS encoding tyrosine-type recombinase/integrase, which translates into the protein LAYLTGQRPADTLNMAETDIRGGVLHVRQSKRGKKLRIAVTGRLATVIDRIMIRKRSYKVRSFVLVCKENGQPLTYYALRHRFDKAREKAGVKFQFRDLRAKAGTDKAESQDIHAAQKQLGHKTIVMTEHYVRERLGDKVDPTK